From a region of the Triticum aestivum cultivar Chinese Spring chromosome 7D, IWGSC CS RefSeq v2.1, whole genome shotgun sequence genome:
- the LOC123163890 gene encoding protein NTM1-like 9 isoform X1: MTVMELKALPLGFRFHPTDEELVRHYLKGKITGQIKNEVEVIPEIDVCKCEPWDLPDKALIRSEDPEWFFFAPKDRKYPNGSRSNRATEAGYWKATGKDRVIKSKGEKKKQHMIGMKKTLVFHRGRAPKGERTGWIMHEYRTTEPEFESGEQGGYVLYRLFQKQLEKTERSIPEEMDRSGYSPTPSRSTPDNMEANEEAITLINKEFPESGLHGCPIELPGTIDTPGTPVTRWLADRNGNSGIDEANVLGMPFHGNVDESPKQADMPVGSLAHLIDSQTKNLGSHEFATVSAPMLSLDDVDKLLLQLPHNSVEDFLNETIADPDEHSSTACKVQYDSDTVFMQAQGELLYDGPNWFGNFLSDDTNPQQSGLYENATLLPYGTNPDVLSMDSGDESLQDLFNSMDDSSGQNDVWSNGFGFNPMHQQLQSTVHPNYIFSQQGIAPRRLRLLDSLSDVNVESRESMTRDEHEDEESDIVTSKYTSESVESSADVDDSESTGVTIMTRRRALTKSAPSDCDDAQSTGITIMARRPAPSSNMPSNEADAEATGINIMSTSTDSSFTTEQGTAVRRLRLQSNLDAGSCSSVDGASSCIIKHGSENKGLEAEIEEHVDTNFPDDAGNSHADEQMYMPDHEANSGMRLRKTAEKSDKENKQECGLQPHVRAPRKRGGFAARMILPVLSVALLVLVSVGIYGWA, encoded by the exons ATGACGGTGATGGAGCTCAAGGCGCTACCGCTCGGTTTCAGGTTCCACCCCACCGACGAGGAGCTCGTCAGGCACTACCTCAAGGGGAAGATCACGGGGCAGATCAAGAACGAGGTCGAGGTGATCCCGGAGATCGACGTCTGCAAGTGCGAGCCGTGGGACCTCCCAG ATAAAGCTTTGATCCGCTCGGAGGATCCAGAGTGGttcttctttgcaccaaaggaccGCAAGTATCCCAATGGAAGCAGGTCAAACAGGGCGACGGAGGCTGGGTACTGGAAGGCCACCGGGAAGGACAGGGTCATCAAGTCCAAGGGCGAGAAGAAGAAGCAGCATATGATTGGCATGAAGAAGACCCTTGTGTTCCACCGAGGACGTGCCCCGAAAGGGGAGCGCACTGGTTGGATTATGCACGAGTACCGCACCACCGAGCCAGAGTTTGAGTCTGGCGAGCAG GGTGGTTATGTTCTCTACCGCCTATTTCAAAAGCAATTGGAGAAAACTGAGCGCTCCATTCCAGAGGAAATGGATAGAAGTGGCTACTCTCCCACTCCATCTCGTTCAACTCCTGACAACATGGAAGCAAACGAGGAAGCTATCACACTCATAAATAAGGAATTTCCTGAATCTGGTCTGCATGGATGTCCAATTGAGTTGCCAGGTACCATTGATACTCCGGGCACACCAGTTACAAGGTGGCTTGCAGACCGAAATGGCAATTCGGGGATAGATGAAGCAAATGTTTTAGGCATGCCTTTTCATGGTAATGTCGATGAAAGTCCGAAG CAGGCTGATATGCCGGTTGGCTCTTTGGCTCACCTAATTGATTCACAGACGAAAAATCTCGGGTCTCATGAATTTGCAACCGTTTCCGCCCCCATGTTATCGCTTGATGATGTGGATAAGCTTCTACTTCAGTTACCTCATAATTCAGTGGAAGATTTCTTGAATGAAACAATTGCTGATCCAGATGAGCATTCATCAACTGCATGTAAAGTTCAGTATGATTCAGACACTGTTTTTATGCAG GCTCAGGGTGAGTTGCTATATGATGGTCCAAACTGGTTCGGTAATTTTCTGTCAGATGACACAAATCCGCAACAAAGTGGATTATATGAGAATGCAACATTGCTTCCTTATGGCACTAATCCGGATGTACTTTCCATGGACTCCGGCGATGAGTCCTTGCAAGATTTGTTCAATAGCATGGACGATTCAAGTGGGCAGAATGATGTATGGAGCAACGGTTTTGGATTTAATCCCATGCATCAGCAGTTACAGTCTACTGTGCATCCGAACTATATATTTTCTCAACAGGGCATTGCACCAAGGAGGCTTCGGCTACTGGATTCATTGTCTGATGTCAATGTTGAGAGTAGAGAGAGCATGACCAGAGATGAACATGAAGATGAAGAATCAGATATTGTAACTTCGAAGTATACGAGTGAATCTGTTGAGTCATCTGCTGATGTAGATGATTCTGAGTCAACCGGGGTTACTATTATGACCCGGCGCCGTGCTCTAACTAAAAGTGCGCCTTCCGACTGTGATGACGCTCAATCAACGGGGATTACTATTATGGCCCGGCGCCCTGCTCCAAGTTCAAATATGCCTTCCAATGAAGCTGATGCTGAGGCAACAGGGATTAATATTATGAGCACAAGCACAGATAGCTCATTTACCACCGAACAAGGGACTGCAGTGCGAAGGTTACGGCTACAATCAAACCTTGATGCAGGATCATGTTCCAGTGTTGATGGTGCGTCAAGTTGCATTATAAAACATGGAAGTGAAAACAAAGGGCTGGAAGCTGAG ATTGAAGAGCATGTGGACACAAACTTCCCAGACGACGCTGGCAACAGTCATGCTGATGAGCAAATGTACATGCCTGATCATG AAGCTAATTCTGGTATGAGGCTGCGGAAGACGGCAGAGAAAAGCGACAAGGAGAACAAGCAGGAGTGTGGTCTCCAGCCACATGTGAGAGCACCAAGGAAGAGGGGAGGCTTCGCAGCACGCATGATCTTGCCAGTTCTGTCGGTGGCTCTTCTCGTCCTTGTCAGCGTTGGGATCTACGGATGGGCATAA
- the LOC123163890 gene encoding protein NTM1-like 9 isoform X2, which produces MTVMELKALPLGFRFHPTDEELVRHYLKGKITGQIKNEVEVIPEIDVCKCEPWDLPDKALIRSEDPEWFFFAPKDRKYPNGSRSNRATEAGYWKATGKDRVIKSKGEKKKQHMIGMKKTLVFHRGRAPKGERTGWIMHEYRTTEPEFESGEQGGYVLYRLFQKQLEKTERSIPEEMDRSGYSPTPSRSTPDNMEANEEAITLINKEFPESGLHGCPIELPGTIDTPGTPVTRWLADRNGNSGIDEANVLGMPFHGNVDESPKADMPVGSLAHLIDSQTKNLGSHEFATVSAPMLSLDDVDKLLLQLPHNSVEDFLNETIADPDEHSSTACKVQYDSDTVFMQAQGELLYDGPNWFGNFLSDDTNPQQSGLYENATLLPYGTNPDVLSMDSGDESLQDLFNSMDDSSGQNDVWSNGFGFNPMHQQLQSTVHPNYIFSQQGIAPRRLRLLDSLSDVNVESRESMTRDEHEDEESDIVTSKYTSESVESSADVDDSESTGVTIMTRRRALTKSAPSDCDDAQSTGITIMARRPAPSSNMPSNEADAEATGINIMSTSTDSSFTTEQGTAVRRLRLQSNLDAGSCSSVDGASSCIIKHGSENKGLEAEIEEHVDTNFPDDAGNSHADEQMYMPDHEANSGMRLRKTAEKSDKENKQECGLQPHVRAPRKRGGFAARMILPVLSVALLVLVSVGIYGWA; this is translated from the exons ATGACGGTGATGGAGCTCAAGGCGCTACCGCTCGGTTTCAGGTTCCACCCCACCGACGAGGAGCTCGTCAGGCACTACCTCAAGGGGAAGATCACGGGGCAGATCAAGAACGAGGTCGAGGTGATCCCGGAGATCGACGTCTGCAAGTGCGAGCCGTGGGACCTCCCAG ATAAAGCTTTGATCCGCTCGGAGGATCCAGAGTGGttcttctttgcaccaaaggaccGCAAGTATCCCAATGGAAGCAGGTCAAACAGGGCGACGGAGGCTGGGTACTGGAAGGCCACCGGGAAGGACAGGGTCATCAAGTCCAAGGGCGAGAAGAAGAAGCAGCATATGATTGGCATGAAGAAGACCCTTGTGTTCCACCGAGGACGTGCCCCGAAAGGGGAGCGCACTGGTTGGATTATGCACGAGTACCGCACCACCGAGCCAGAGTTTGAGTCTGGCGAGCAG GGTGGTTATGTTCTCTACCGCCTATTTCAAAAGCAATTGGAGAAAACTGAGCGCTCCATTCCAGAGGAAATGGATAGAAGTGGCTACTCTCCCACTCCATCTCGTTCAACTCCTGACAACATGGAAGCAAACGAGGAAGCTATCACACTCATAAATAAGGAATTTCCTGAATCTGGTCTGCATGGATGTCCAATTGAGTTGCCAGGTACCATTGATACTCCGGGCACACCAGTTACAAGGTGGCTTGCAGACCGAAATGGCAATTCGGGGATAGATGAAGCAAATGTTTTAGGCATGCCTTTTCATGGTAATGTCGATGAAAGTCCGAAG GCTGATATGCCGGTTGGCTCTTTGGCTCACCTAATTGATTCACAGACGAAAAATCTCGGGTCTCATGAATTTGCAACCGTTTCCGCCCCCATGTTATCGCTTGATGATGTGGATAAGCTTCTACTTCAGTTACCTCATAATTCAGTGGAAGATTTCTTGAATGAAACAATTGCTGATCCAGATGAGCATTCATCAACTGCATGTAAAGTTCAGTATGATTCAGACACTGTTTTTATGCAG GCTCAGGGTGAGTTGCTATATGATGGTCCAAACTGGTTCGGTAATTTTCTGTCAGATGACACAAATCCGCAACAAAGTGGATTATATGAGAATGCAACATTGCTTCCTTATGGCACTAATCCGGATGTACTTTCCATGGACTCCGGCGATGAGTCCTTGCAAGATTTGTTCAATAGCATGGACGATTCAAGTGGGCAGAATGATGTATGGAGCAACGGTTTTGGATTTAATCCCATGCATCAGCAGTTACAGTCTACTGTGCATCCGAACTATATATTTTCTCAACAGGGCATTGCACCAAGGAGGCTTCGGCTACTGGATTCATTGTCTGATGTCAATGTTGAGAGTAGAGAGAGCATGACCAGAGATGAACATGAAGATGAAGAATCAGATATTGTAACTTCGAAGTATACGAGTGAATCTGTTGAGTCATCTGCTGATGTAGATGATTCTGAGTCAACCGGGGTTACTATTATGACCCGGCGCCGTGCTCTAACTAAAAGTGCGCCTTCCGACTGTGATGACGCTCAATCAACGGGGATTACTATTATGGCCCGGCGCCCTGCTCCAAGTTCAAATATGCCTTCCAATGAAGCTGATGCTGAGGCAACAGGGATTAATATTATGAGCACAAGCACAGATAGCTCATTTACCACCGAACAAGGGACTGCAGTGCGAAGGTTACGGCTACAATCAAACCTTGATGCAGGATCATGTTCCAGTGTTGATGGTGCGTCAAGTTGCATTATAAAACATGGAAGTGAAAACAAAGGGCTGGAAGCTGAG ATTGAAGAGCATGTGGACACAAACTTCCCAGACGACGCTGGCAACAGTCATGCTGATGAGCAAATGTACATGCCTGATCATG AAGCTAATTCTGGTATGAGGCTGCGGAAGACGGCAGAGAAAAGCGACAAGGAGAACAAGCAGGAGTGTGGTCTCCAGCCACATGTGAGAGCACCAAGGAAGAGGGGAGGCTTCGCAGCACGCATGATCTTGCCAGTTCTGTCGGTGGCTCTTCTCGTCCTTGTCAGCGTTGGGATCTACGGATGGGCATAA